From a region of the Triticum aestivum cultivar Chinese Spring chromosome 7D, IWGSC CS RefSeq v2.1, whole genome shotgun sequence genome:
- the LOC123169436 gene encoding nudix hydrolase 21, chloroplastic → MAAMMVAARQGRELQRYSASTGGRIVVGCIPYRVRDDNGEVEVLVICSRKKGASAGVLFPKGGWELDESMDEAARREALEEAGVRGETGQSLGRWCYQSRSYEATYEGYMFPLRVTDELERWPEMSGRGRTWVTVQDAMDRCPHLWMREALQRFADRVADAAL, encoded by the coding sequence ATGGCGGCGATGATGGTGGcggcgaggcaggggcgcgagCTGCAGCGGTACAGCGCCAGCACGGGCGGCCGCATCGTCGTGGGCTGCATCCCGTACAGGGTGCGCGACGACAACGGCGAGGTGGAGGTGCTGGTCATCTGCTCCCGCAAGAAGGGCGCCAGCGCGGGCGTGCTGTTCCCCAAGGGCGGGTGGGAGCTGGACGAGTCCATGGACGAGGCGGCGCGCCGCGAGGCCCTGGAGGAGGCCGGCGTGCGCGGCGAGACGGGGCAAAGCCTCGGCCGCTGGTGCTACCAGAGCCGCAGCTACGAGGCCACCTACGAGGGGTACATGTTCCCGCTGCGCGTCACCGACGAGCTGGAGCGCTGGCCCGAGATGTCCGGCCGCGGCAGGACCTGGGTCACCGTGCAGGACGCCATGGACCGCTGCCCGCACCTCTGGATGCGCGAGGCGCTCCAGCGGTTCGCCGACCGCGTCGCCGACGCCGCCTTGTAG